One region of Salinirubrum litoreum genomic DNA includes:
- a CDS encoding lipopolysaccharide biosynthesis protein — MNRNMVTAFLSTASSRLVVLGASLVLTPVFINVLGFELYGRYGTLMAMFSLATIFMSSGINSGTRKFLGEERDYDEWKDHVFGYYFRLGTVLALLTAAAFVVAAETGLVAQTLGEGYVAGVYGLAGVTIAVQFREFSRRSLMGLKLEHRSEPLRALVRVGARVVLIGIVALGFGIAGMMAGLAAVNLVVALLALWFLRNHLSLSAVLSRTPDGFPTRELFSFNHLSIVYFFLLTTMYHVDVLLLAATNAVGEVGVGHYKSALVVSQFLWFVPRSVQSIMMQSTSSLWADERYEQITQIASRVTRYAMLVVVLLAIGVGALATDFVPLYLGADATPVVAPLLVLLPGTVAFAAARPIVAISHAKGDTKPLIAATGVSALANFGLNLLLIPRFGLVGAAAATTVGYASLPVTHTVTARYLGYRPFADARPLRVLVTALIAAVPIVLLASTIESSLLALAVVPPVGFLVYVTMAFVTGAMDVDETLDVLTSLPDPIGSRATSLREGQGTVTTTGGPVQSAATGTSGGGVVHWAGRNRDTLQRLLLVFGVLLSISGVALAIGIPGVPTIDVDPQVPTPNGTATPAPTTPGGPTATPNGTGTTSTASPTETETTPTATPNVTTTTDTPPPSETSTATETDTGTRTPTETERRTPTETATPTATPAPTPTETTTPTTTPTETATPTATPTETATPTATPTETATPTTTPNRTVTPTETATPTETATPTTTPTETATPTETATPTATTSTGTATPTGTSTTTTTPTATNTTELNTSTGDQTTSTTAVGGTEYVLGSLTGLVLPTRNPLGIHIFFLGAVGLLVARARG; from the coding sequence GTGAACCGGAACATGGTGACGGCGTTCCTCTCGACGGCCAGCAGTCGGCTGGTCGTGCTGGGGGCGTCGCTCGTGTTGACGCCGGTGTTCATCAACGTCCTCGGCTTCGAACTGTACGGCCGGTACGGGACGCTGATGGCGATGTTCAGCCTCGCGACCATCTTCATGAGTTCGGGCATCAACAGCGGGACCCGGAAGTTCCTCGGCGAGGAGCGCGACTACGACGAGTGGAAGGACCACGTCTTCGGCTACTACTTCCGACTCGGGACGGTCCTGGCACTCCTCACCGCGGCGGCGTTCGTCGTCGCGGCGGAGACGGGGCTCGTCGCGCAGACACTCGGCGAGGGGTACGTCGCCGGCGTCTACGGCCTCGCGGGGGTGACCATCGCGGTGCAGTTCCGGGAGTTCTCCCGACGCTCGCTGATGGGGCTGAAGCTGGAACACCGGTCGGAGCCGCTCCGGGCGCTCGTCCGAGTGGGTGCCCGCGTCGTCCTCATCGGTATCGTCGCGCTCGGCTTCGGCATCGCCGGGATGATGGCCGGACTGGCCGCGGTGAACCTCGTCGTCGCGCTGCTGGCGCTGTGGTTCCTCCGCAACCACCTGTCGCTGTCGGCGGTGCTCAGTCGGACCCCCGACGGCTTCCCCACCCGGGAGCTGTTCAGCTTCAACCACCTCTCTATCGTCTACTTCTTCCTGCTCACGACGATGTACCACGTCGACGTGCTGTTGCTCGCGGCCACGAACGCCGTCGGCGAGGTCGGCGTGGGCCACTACAAGTCGGCTCTCGTCGTCAGCCAGTTCCTCTGGTTCGTCCCGCGGTCGGTGCAGTCGATCATGATGCAGTCGACCTCGAGTCTCTGGGCCGACGAGCGGTACGAACAGATCACCCAGATCGCCTCGCGGGTGACGCGGTACGCAATGCTGGTGGTGGTGTTGCTCGCCATCGGTGTCGGGGCGCTCGCGACCGACTTCGTGCCGCTGTACCTCGGCGCGGACGCCACGCCGGTCGTCGCGCCCCTGCTGGTGTTGCTCCCGGGGACGGTCGCCTTCGCGGCCGCACGCCCCATCGTCGCCATCAGCCACGCGAAGGGCGACACGAAGCCGCTCATCGCCGCGACCGGCGTCTCGGCGCTGGCGAACTTCGGACTCAACCTGCTGCTCATCCCGCGGTTCGGCCTCGTCGGGGCGGCCGCGGCGACGACCGTCGGCTACGCCTCGCTCCCGGTGACACACACTGTCACCGCGCGGTATCTCGGCTATCGACCGTTCGCGGACGCGCGCCCGCTCCGGGTGCTGGTGACGGCTCTGATCGCGGCGGTGCCCATCGTGCTGTTGGCCTCGACCATCGAGTCGAGTCTGCTGGCGCTGGCTGTCGTCCCGCCGGTCGGCTTCCTCGTCTACGTCACGATGGCGTTCGTCACCGGCGCGATGGACGTAGACGAGACACTCGACGTACTCACCTCGCTCCCGGACCCGATCGGGTCGCGGGCGACCAGCCTCCGCGAGGGACAGGGGACGGTAACGACGACGGGAGGCCCGGTCCAGAGCGCCGCGACCGGCACGTCCGGCGGTGGAGTCGTCCACTGGGCGGGGCGGAACCGCGACACGCTCCAGCGTCTCCTCCTCGTGTTCGGCGTCCTGCTCTCGATCTCCGGCGTCGCGCTGGCGATCGGGATTCCGGGCGTCCCGACAATCGACGTCGACCCGCAGGTCCCGACCCCGAACGGGACGGCGACCCCGGCCCCGACGACGCCGGGCGGACCGACCGCCACGCCGAACGGGACGGGGACGACTTCGACGGCCTCGCCGACCGAGACGGAGACGACGCCGACCGCCACGCCGAACGTGACCACGACGACCGACACGCCGCCGCCCTCGGAGACGAGTACGGCGACGGAGACGGACACCGGGACCCGGACGCCCACGGAAACCGAGCGTCGGACGCCCACGGAGACGGCGACTCCGACTGCGACTCCGGCACCGACTCCGACCGAGACCACCACGCCGACAACGACTCCGACCGAAACCGCCACGCCGACAGCAACTCCGACCGAAACCGCCACACCGACAGCGACACCGACCGAAACCGCCACGCCGACCACAACGCCGAATAGGACGGTGACACCGACCGAGACGGCGACTCCGACCGAGACCGCCACCCCGACCACAACGCCGACCGAGACGGCGACACCGACCGAGACCGCCACACCGACAGCGACGACGAGCACCGGCACTGCTACCCCGACGGGCACCAGCACGACTACGACGACCCCGACCGCGACGAACACCACAGAACTGAACACCTCGACCGGAGACCAGACGACGTCGACCACGGCAGTGGGCGGAACCGAGTACGTCCTCGGGAGCCTGACCGGACTCGTTCTGCCGACGCGGAACCCGCTGGGTATCCACATCTTCTTCCTCGGAGCGGTCGGTCTCCTCGTGGCACGCGCTCGGGGGTGA